Sequence from the Carboxydocella sporoproducens DSM 16521 genome:
ACTTCCATGGAAGGCGAGTTGAAAATCGCCGGCGTTATCTTCCCGCTGCTGGTGGGTGCAGCTGGTTTGATCGCTTCCATCATCGCCAGCTTCTTTGTCAAGATGGGCCCCGATGGCAACCCGCAGGCTGCCTTGAATAAAGGTTTGTGGGGTACCAATATCATCACCGGTATTGCTACCTGGTTCCTGGCCAGCTCACCGGAATTCTTCGGCAAGTTCACCGAGAAATCCGATACCTTCCCCCTGGGAATGCCTCTGGGTATCTTCCTGGCGGTAGTAGCGGGTCTGGTGGTCAATGTTGCTATCGGTTATATCACTGAATACTACACCTCCTATCAAAAGGCTCCGGCCAGGGAAATTGCAGAATCCTCCCAGACCGGCCCGGCTACTAATATCATCAGCGGTCTGGCTGTAGGTCTTAAGAGTACCATGTTGCCCATTTTGGTCATCGTAGCGGCGACCTTTATTGCCCATAACCTGGCTGGCATCTATGGTATCGCTATGGCAGCTATGGGCATGCTCTGTACAGCCGGCATGGTGGTAGCCATCGACTCCTTTGGTCCGGTGGCGGACAATGCCGGTGGTATTGCGGAAATGGCGGAACTGGGTCCGGAAGTGCGGAAGAAAACCGACAAGCTGGATGCTGTTGGGAACACCACTGCTGCTGTGGCCAAGGGTTTTGCTATCGGTTCGGCGGCTCTGACCGCCCTGGCGCTGTTCAATGCCTTTGCTGAAAAGGTAATATCTGCCGGCAAGATTCAGGGCGAATTTGCACTGAACTTGCTGGAGCCCACTATCGTTATCGGTCTCTTTATCGGTGCAGCTGTACCTTTCCTCTTCTGCGCCCTGGCCATGAAGGCTGTGGGCACTGCCGCCTTTGAAATGATCGGGGAAGTGCGGCGGCAGTTCCGGGAAATTCCCGGCCTGATGGAAGGTAAAGCCAAGCCCGATTATGCTCGCTGCGTGGATATCAGTACCAAGGCTGCGATTAAGCAAATGATCGCTCCTGGCCTGCTGGCTGTGGTCAGTCCCCTGGTTGTTGGCTTTATCCTGGGAGCCAAGGCTCTGGGTGGTTTCCTGGCTGGAACGACTGTGGCCGGGGTGTTGCTGGCCATCTTTATGGCTAACTCCGGTGGCGCCTGGGACAATGCCAAGAAATACATCGAGACCGGACAGTATGGTGGTAAGGGTTCTGATGCCCATAAAGCCGCTGTTATCGGGGACACTGTCGGTGACCCCTTCAAGGACACTGCAGGTCCTTCCTTGAACGCTTTGATCAAGGTTACCGGTACTATCTCCTTGATCATTGCGCCTTTCCTGAATCTGTAATTCAGATTGATTTTAATACGATTTGAGTTAAGAAAAGGGCACTTTGTTTGCTAGTTAAGCAAGGCAAAGTGCCTTTTTTATTTCATAACCGGTCTACTGCCAATCCGTTAAAGTCAAAAAAGTCTATTGGAGTGAGGTTAGGTGGGGGACAAAAATTTCTTTAATATCCAGAAACAATTGTTAACTCTCTATCTATGTATAGCAGTGGGGGGGATAGGTATGGGAGTAGTTATTCCTCTTATCCCTCTGACCCTGCGGGACCAGGGCATAAGTACAACAACTATCGGGCTAATCGCAACCACTATGTCGGTGAGCGGAGCTCTGTTTGCAGTACCCATCGGAAAACTGGTAGATAAGTTCGGCAGCAAGGTTGTTCTGCTGACAGGTTTGGCTATCTACGGGGTTTGTATGCTGATTTTTCCCTTTGCGAAAACAATAATTTCTTATTATATAATAAGAGCTATTGAAGGTATTGGCTGGGCTGCTATATGGGTAGGAACCGAAACTATAATTAACCTGTTGAGTAGTCCGGAAGACCGGATTCGTAACCTTGGTTTATATGGGGTATTTACCGGTTTGGGAATCGGTGTAGGGCCTCTCCTGGGAATGACTGGAGTGGAAAGGTTCGGTAATTATTTTCCATTTATAATATCCTTTGTCATTTCCCTCCTGGCCATGTTGATGGTCCTCTTTTTTGTGGAGAACATTAAGGCGAGCTATAAGAAAGAAAAACAGGTGGATAGTTATTTAATTTTAGGGTTAATCCAACTTCCCTTACTGGCTGCTTTTCTTTATGGAGTAACCGAAACAACGGTAACCTCTTTTCTGTCCCTTTATCTCCGTGAACTAGGTCTTAA
This genomic interval carries:
- a CDS encoding MFS transporter — its product is MGDKNFFNIQKQLLTLYLCIAVGGIGMGVVIPLIPLTLRDQGISTTTIGLIATTMSVSGALFAVPIGKLVDKFGSKVVLLTGLAIYGVCMLIFPFAKTIISYYIIRAIEGIGWAAIWVGTETIINLLSSPEDRIRNLGLYGVFTGLGIGVGPLLGMTGVERFGNYFPFIISFVISLLAMLMVLFFVENIKASYKKEKQVDSYLILGLIQLPLLAAFLYGVTETTVTSFLSLYLRELGLNSVETGTIITIFVLGGIAVPPLVGFFVKGLNKFIILLAAGLSLTACTLAFPWFKTSLLLNGGTLILGGSAGLLYVTALSIIGDRVDRSHMGTGNALFTSLYGIGSIVGPITGGVSYQYFGPRFIFYQIAAMAAVGLILILIIRLTSLIYRKVLDEKEAIGKGRES
- a CDS encoding sodium-translocating pyrophosphatase, with protein sequence MSLLNSVWAIVAGLLGLAFAGYLAASVLKEPQGTERMKELSQAIFEGAMAYLNRQYKTLIPFAAVIFLALFFTRGQSYAVSFLVGAVFSALAGYAGMTIATKSNARTTQACIEGLDKGLSVAFRGGAVMGMSVAGLGLFGVSILYYFYGDPELIDPFAFGASAIALFARVGGGIYTKAADVGADLVGKVEAGIPEDDPRNPAVIADNVGDNVGDTAGMGADLYESYAATTIAAMLIGATSMEGELKIAGVIFPLLVGAAGLIASIIASFFVKMGPDGNPQAALNKGLWGTNIITGIATWFLASSPEFFGKFTEKSDTFPLGMPLGIFLAVVAGLVVNVAIGYITEYYTSYQKAPAREIAESSQTGPATNIISGLAVGLKSTMLPILVIVAATFIAHNLAGIYGIAMAAMGMLCTAGMVVAIDSFGPVADNAGGIAEMAELGPEVRKKTDKLDAVGNTTAAVAKGFAIGSAALTALALFNAFAEKVISAGKIQGEFALNLLEPTIVIGLFIGAAVPFLFCALAMKAVGTAAFEMIGEVRRQFREIPGLMEGKAKPDYARCVDISTKAAIKQMIAPGLLAVVSPLVVGFILGAKALGGFLAGTTVAGVLLAIFMANSGGAWDNAKKYIETGQYGGKGSDAHKAAVIGDTVGDPFKDTAGPSLNALIKVTGTISLIIAPFLNL